A stretch of the Malus domestica chromosome 08, GDT2T_hap1 genome encodes the following:
- the LOC103428770 gene encoding B3 domain-containing protein At3g19184: protein MVAPKLSYEESRRQRMEENKKRMEALNLPMLAQALQKTPNSPKPSPMKRAKARTVEKQLVEVRRSSRVANLPTPVYKEVAVVDREMRPRRYSTNRHRDLSNRVYASDEARDDATARAEAFESDLGSDYPTMVKPMLQSHVTGGFWLGLPKYFCSKNLPKRDDIVILIDEDGNECEVIYLAEKRGLSGGWRGFAIDHDLVDGDALVFQLIRPKTLKVYILRVERAE, encoded by the exons ATGGTGGCGCCCAAGTTATCGTACGAGGAGTCTCGCCGGCAGCGAATGGAGGAAAACAAGAAGAGAATGGAAGCTCTCAATCTGCCTATGCTTGCTCAAGCTCTTcagaaaaccccaaattcccCAAAACCCTCCCCT ATGAAGCGCGCGAAGGCCCGCACGGTGGAGAAGCAGCTCGTGGAGGTGAGGCGGTCCTCCCGGGTCGCAAATCTTCCGACCCCGGTTTACAAAGAAGTG GCTGTGGTGGATCGGGAGATGAGGCCCAGAAGGTATTCTACTAATAGACATAGGGATTTGTCAAACCGGGTATATGCTTCCGATGAAGCCAGAGATGACGCCACTGCGAGAGCTGAGGCATTTGAGTCCGATTTGGGATCCGATTACCCGACCATGGTGAAACCGATGCTGCAATCCCATGTCACTGGTGGATTCTGGCTG GGTCTTCCGAAATATTTCTGCAGTAAGAACCTCCCGAAGCGTGATGATATTGTGATTTTGATAGATGAAGATGGGAACGAGTGCGAGGTTATATACTTGGCTGAGAAAAGAGGACTCAGTGGTGGATGGAGAGGGTTTGCAATTGATCATGATTTGGTTGATGGGGATGCATTGGTCTTTCAACTAATTCGGCCTAAAACGCTCAAG GTGTACATTTTAAGGGTGGAAAGAGCTGAATAG
- the LOC103428773 gene encoding uncharacterized protein — protein MKILVTGASGYLGGRLCHALLKQGHSVRALVRPTSDLSSLPPPSSTGTASLELVYGDVTDYESLLSAFSNCDVVFHAAAVVEPWLPDPSKFFSVNVGGLKNVLRAVRETKTVQKIIYTSSFFALGSTDGGVADETQVHHEKFFCTEYERSKAAADKIALRAAQQEELPLVLLYPGVIYGPGKLTAGNVVARLIVERFNGRLPGYIGSGNDRYSFSHVDDVVEGHIRAMAKGRTGERYLLTGENASFKHVFDVAAVITQTGRPKFGIPLWLIEVYGWASVLFSRVTGKLPLISPPTVYVLRHQWAYSCEKAKAELGYSPRGLKEGLGEVLPWLKSLGLIKY, from the exons ATGAAGATACTCGTCACCGGCGCCTCCGGTTACTTAGGCGGAAGATTATGCCACGCGCTACTGAAGCAAGGCCACTCCGTCCGCGCCCTCGTCCGCCCCACCAGCGACCTCTCCTCCCTTCCTCCACCGTCATCCACCGGTACCGCTTCCCTCGAGCTTGTCTACGGCGACGTCACTGACTACGAATCCCTCCTCTCCGCCTTCTCCAACTGCGACGTCGTTTTCCACGCCGCCGCCGTCGTGGAGCCCTGGCTTCCCGACCCCTCCAAATTCTTCTCC GTCAACGTTGGGGGATTGAAGAACGTGCTGCGAGCGGTCCGGGAGACGAAGACCGTACAGAAAATCATCTACACGTCGTCGTTTTTCGCGCTCGGATCAACCGACGGCGGCGTCGCTGACGAGACGCAGGTCCATCACGAGAAGTTCTTCTGCACGGAGTACGAGAGATCGAAAGCCGCCGCCGATAAAATCGCGCTGCGAGCCGCGCAGCAAGAGGAGCTGCCGTTGGTGCTGCTTTATCCCGGAGTCATCTACGGCCCCGGAAAACTCACAGCCGGCAACGTCGTCGCTCGGTTGATCGTCGAGCGGTTCAACGGCCGGTTGCCGGGGTACATTGGCTCCGGGAACGACAGGTATTCGTTTAGCCATGTGGACGACGTCGTAGAGGGCCATATCAGAGCAATGGCAAAAGGTCGAACAGGTGAGAGGTATCTGCTGACAGGCGAAAACGCATCGTTTAAGCACGTTTTCGATGTGGCggccgtgatcacacaaaccgGCAGGCCGAAATTTGGGATCCCATTGTGGCTGATCGAGGTGTACGGATGGGCGTCTGTTCTTTTCTCTCGGGTTACAGGGAAGCTTCCCCTGATTAGTCCTCCG ACTGTTTATGTTCTGAGGCATCAGTGGGCGTATTCGTGCGAGAAGGCGAAGGCCGAGCTGGGTTACAGTCCTAGAGGATTGAAAGAAGGGTTGGGGGAGGTGTTGCCATGGCTCAAGAGCTTGGGTTTGATCAAATACTAA
- the LOC103441128 gene encoding uncharacterized protein isoform X1 produces MWGLGNQCYWGRKELRSGGIEGIVVVFAWMSSQEWQLKSFVELYSSLGWNSLVSHSQFLNMFFPEKATAIAMDILNELVEELKVKPCPVVFASLSGGPKACMLKVLQIIEGTCEAKLNLNDCRLVKDCIAGHIYDSSPVDFTCDLGAKFVLHPSVLKISKPPRFASWMVHSIASGLNALFLNRFESQRAEYWQTLYSTIGMQAPYLILCSENDDLAPYQVIYNFSQRLRELGADVKLVKWNDSPHVGHYRRYPIDYKVAVNELLGQAAGVYSQRIRGLEGETLGMQATQDEIIDNEPMSSIRKAAGGSNGFRGVTLASSDHFFTTPFSMEYEGGRDVGSMQEERKEGIIHVHSPPTPSMNAHGILGQILFDVCVPKTVEDWDIKPSSGSLNGNGSSLASRRRHAPFNPIKCIRRSRL; encoded by the exons atgtGGGGGCTCGGGAATCAGTGCTATTGGGGGAGGAAGGAGCTGCGGAGCGGTGGGATTGAAGGGATAGTGGTGGTGTTTGCGTGGATGTCGAGCCAGGAGTGGCAGCTGAAGAGCTTCGTGGAGCTCTACTCGTCTCTGGGTTGGAACTCACTCGTCAGCCACTCCCAGTTTCTCAATAT GTTCTTCCCCGAGAAGGCTACAGCTATAGCGATGGATATTCTAAATGAACTTGTTGAG GAGTTGAAGGTTAAGCCTTGCCCAGTGGTCTTTGCTTCTCTTTCTGGTGGTCCAAAAGCCTGTATGCTAAAAGTTCTTCAG ATAATTGAGGGAACTTGTGAAGCAAAATTGAATCTg AATGATTGCCGATTAGTTAAAGACTGTATTGCCGGCCACATCTATGATTCGAGTCCAGTGGACTTTACTTGTGATCTGGGTGCTAAATTTGTTCTTCACCCAAGTGTCCTGAAAATATCCAAGCCACCAAGATTTGCATCCTGGATGGTGCATAGCATTGCATCTGGGCTCAATGCGCTCTTTCTCAACAGGTTTGAGTCACAGCGTGCTGAGTACTGGCAGACTCTCTACTCCACCATT GGCATGCAGGCCCCGTATCTCATCTTATGCTCAGAGAATGACGATCTTGCTCCCTATCAAGTTATCTATAATTTTTCGCAGCGCTTACGAGAACTTGGGGCTGATGTTAAACTAGTAAAATGGAATGACTCTCCTCACGTAG GTCACTACAGGCGTTATCCAATTGATTACAAAGTTGCTGTAAATGAGCTCCTTGGTCAAGCAGCGGGAGTTTATTCTCAAAGAATTAGAGGGCTGGAAGGAGAAACATTGGGCATGCAGGCAACACAAGATGAGATCATCGACAATGAACCGATGAGTAGCATTAGAAAAGCTGCGGGAGGCTCAAACGGGTTTCGAGGAGTCACTCTGGCCTCAAGCGATCACTTCTTCACCACGCCCTTCTCAATGGAGTACGAGGGAGGTAGAGATGTTGGTTCAATGCAGGAAGAACGCAAGGAAGGGATAATTCACGTGCATAGCCCGCCAACTCCAAGCATGAACGCCCACGGGATTCTTGGGCAGATCCTTTTTGACGTCTGTGTTCCGAAGACTGTTGAGGATTGGGATATAAAGCCGTCATCGGGTTCTTTGAACGGGAATGGCAGCTCACTCGCTTCAAGAAGACGACATGCCCCCTTTAATCCAATCAAGTGCATCCGTCGCTCACGATTATAA
- the LOC103441128 gene encoding uncharacterized protein isoform X2 — translation MDILNELVEELKVKPCPVVFASLSGGPKACMLKVLQIIEGTCEAKLNLNDCRLVKDCIAGHIYDSSPVDFTCDLGAKFVLHPSVLKISKPPRFASWMVHSIASGLNALFLNRFESQRAEYWQTLYSTIGMQAPYLILCSENDDLAPYQVIYNFSQRLRELGADVKLVKWNDSPHVGHYRRYPIDYKVAVNELLGQAAGVYSQRIRGLEGETLGMQATQDEIIDNEPMSSIRKAAGGSNGFRGVTLASSDHFFTTPFSMEYEGGRDVGSMQEERKEGIIHVHSPPTPSMNAHGILGQILFDVCVPKTVEDWDIKPSSGSLNGNGSSLASRRRHAPFNPIKCIRRSRL, via the exons ATGGATATTCTAAATGAACTTGTTGAG GAGTTGAAGGTTAAGCCTTGCCCAGTGGTCTTTGCTTCTCTTTCTGGTGGTCCAAAAGCCTGTATGCTAAAAGTTCTTCAG ATAATTGAGGGAACTTGTGAAGCAAAATTGAATCTg AATGATTGCCGATTAGTTAAAGACTGTATTGCCGGCCACATCTATGATTCGAGTCCAGTGGACTTTACTTGTGATCTGGGTGCTAAATTTGTTCTTCACCCAAGTGTCCTGAAAATATCCAAGCCACCAAGATTTGCATCCTGGATGGTGCATAGCATTGCATCTGGGCTCAATGCGCTCTTTCTCAACAGGTTTGAGTCACAGCGTGCTGAGTACTGGCAGACTCTCTACTCCACCATT GGCATGCAGGCCCCGTATCTCATCTTATGCTCAGAGAATGACGATCTTGCTCCCTATCAAGTTATCTATAATTTTTCGCAGCGCTTACGAGAACTTGGGGCTGATGTTAAACTAGTAAAATGGAATGACTCTCCTCACGTAG GTCACTACAGGCGTTATCCAATTGATTACAAAGTTGCTGTAAATGAGCTCCTTGGTCAAGCAGCGGGAGTTTATTCTCAAAGAATTAGAGGGCTGGAAGGAGAAACATTGGGCATGCAGGCAACACAAGATGAGATCATCGACAATGAACCGATGAGTAGCATTAGAAAAGCTGCGGGAGGCTCAAACGGGTTTCGAGGAGTCACTCTGGCCTCAAGCGATCACTTCTTCACCACGCCCTTCTCAATGGAGTACGAGGGAGGTAGAGATGTTGGTTCAATGCAGGAAGAACGCAAGGAAGGGATAATTCACGTGCATAGCCCGCCAACTCCAAGCATGAACGCCCACGGGATTCTTGGGCAGATCCTTTTTGACGTCTGTGTTCCGAAGACTGTTGAGGATTGGGATATAAAGCCGTCATCGGGTTCTTTGAACGGGAATGGCAGCTCACTCGCTTCAAGAAGACGACATGCCCCCTTTAATCCAATCAAGTGCATCCGTCGCTCACGATTATAA
- the LOC103441127 gene encoding origin of replication complex subunit 2, which translates to MEMNDGENEEFGFSRNYFLAKELRGSGKKSQSKLSDIDIVDEQELVAAAAQIEPKHEKEVKDLMNSYKSSYPEWAFELRCGLGLLMYGFGSKKALLEDFASTSLTDYSVLVVNGYLQGINIKQVVVALAELLWDQLKTKRTPSRSSSKVQQPFSSRSMDDLLAFLDGSEDTTNECIVCVVIHNIDGPGLRDSETQQCLARVASCSHIRIAASIDHVNAPLLWDKKMVHTQFNWCWHHVPTFAPYKVEGMLIPLILAHGNTTQSAKGATIVLQSLTSNAQSVFKVLAEYQLSHSNEEGMPIDNLYATCRERFLVSSQLTLNSHLTEFKDHELVKTKRNSDGQDCLHIPLTNEALEKLLADLSQ; encoded by the exons ATGGAGATGAACGACGGCGAGAACGAAGAGTTTGGGTTCTCCAGAAACTACTTTCTGGCAAAGGAGCTCCGCGGCTCTGGCAAGAAATCGCAATCTAAGCTCTCGGATATCGATATCGTCGATGAACAG GAACTGGTTGCGGCGGCGGCTCAAATCGAACCCAAACATGAGAAAGAGGTGAAGGATTTGATGAACAGTTACAAGAGTTCGTACCCAGAATGGGCGTTTGAACTGAG ATGTGGTCTTGGCCTTCTTATGTATGGATTTGGATCTAAGAAGGCCTTGCTTGAAGATTTTGCTTCAACATCGTTGACGGATTATTCTGTGCTTGTTGTCAACGGCTATCTTCAGGGAATAAATATAAAACAG GTTGTGGTAGCCTTAGCTGAACTTCTGTGGGatcaattgaaaaccaaaaggacTCCTTCTAGAAGCTCGTCAAAAGTGCAACAACCATTTAGTTCTAGGTCCATGGATGATCTTCTTGCATTTTTGGATGGATCGGAAGATACAACAAACGAATGTATAGTATGTGTTGTCATTCACAACATTGATGGACCTGGATTAAGGGACTCAGAAACACAACAGTGTCTTGCACGAGTTGCTTCTTGTTCTCATATTCGCATTGCGGCCTCTATCGATCATGTCAATGCACCTCTTT TGTGGGACAAGAAGATGGTTCACACACAATTCAACTGGTGCTGGCATCACGTTCCTACCTTTGCGCCATACAAGGTCGAAGGAATGCTCATTCCACTGATTCTTGCACATGGAAATACCACCCAAAGTGCCAAAGGTGCTACAATAGTTTTGCAGAGTTTGACATCCAATGCTCAGAGCGTGTTCAAAGTTCTTGCAGAATATCAACTATCCCACTCAAACGAAGAAG GGATGCCGATTGATAATCTGTACGCAACCTGTCGAGAGCGGTTCCTCGTGAGCAGCCAGCTTACGCTCAACTCCCATTTGACGGAATTCAAAGATCATGAATTGGTGAAGACCAAAAGGAATTCTGATGGCCAGGATTGCTTGCACATCCCTCTCACAAATGAGGCACTTGAAAAACTGCTAGCAGACCTGAGTCAATGA